One stretch of Ictalurus punctatus breed USDA103 chromosome 5, Coco_2.0, whole genome shotgun sequence DNA includes these proteins:
- the kdm5c gene encoding lysine-specific demethylase 5C isoform X3 — protein MEAGDEFIPPPECPVFEPSWEEFADPLGYIAKIRPIAEKSGICKIRPPPDWQPPFAVEVDNFRFTPRIQRLNELEAETRVKLNYLDRIAKFWEIQGSSLKIPNIERRILDLFSLSKIVTEEGGFETVSKERRWARVAQKLGYPPGKNIGSLLRSHYERIVYPFEMFHSGASLPPCKPRPYESDDVDKEYKPHSIPLRQSVQPSKTSSYGRRANRLQPEGPEDPTLHPLTTGSQHSSSPEPTEEDIEKNPELKKLQIYGAGPKMMGLGLVARDKARKKDELPQTVIVKDSSIKEEPGEMLITKSEPDIPPPPPNLIVKDEVKKKEEDEGRAVDVKDPIKDEPCTKMTMRLRRNHSSSQFVDSFVCRMCGRGDEDEKLLLCDGCDDNYHTFCLLPPLTDPPKGNWRCPKCVAEECKKPAEAFGFEQATREYTLQSFGEMADTFKADYFNMPVHMVPTELVEKEFWRLVSSIEEDVTVEYGADIHSKEFGSGFPVNNGKRHLTEEEEAYARSGWNLNVMPVLEQSVLCHINADISGMKVPWLYVGMVFSAFCWHIEDHWSYSINYLHWGEPKTWYGVPSVAAEKLEEVMKKLTPELFEFQPDLLHQLVTIMNPNILMGHGVPVVRTNQCAGEFVITFPRAYHSGFNQGYNFAEAVNFCTADWLPLGRSCIEHYRVLRRYCVFSHEELTCKMAACPEKLDLNMAAATHREMFIIVQEERKLRKALLEKGITEAEREAFELLPDDERQCDKCKTTCFLSALACTNCSESLVCLYHTQDLCSCPTDKLYLRYRYTLDELLAMLYRLKVRAESFDSWANRVKEALEQEEGNKIDIKNLVALKEEAAERKFPDNELLQRLTVVLDDMQRCQSRSTALINGNQGSKMSLEELRTLVDTMQNLPCVMEQLGEVQVVLQKVEEFESRAQAIVSSSAGEWKQSSAPSEEDVQALLEEGSALPAVAPACGLLSGLQEQRRWLEQVRRTIGPGGGVVTLAVLRNLMEAGCNVLQSVSVETAMAELQELLTIAERWEEKAQICLEDRQKHPLSTLEAIVNEAQLIPVQLPNILALQACLSRARAWVTDLEEIQQNGEHYPCLDDLEGLVAIGRDLPVRMEELRQLELQVASAHSWREKASKTFLKKNSQHSLLEVLCPCVEKRKKREEDSLSSEADSDVDVLGLTAQDLRDPGAIVMAFKEGEQHEKEALLRMRQLNLAKPGLENIPKEAQAMHIKQEQRLSESMDTDTPVSSENGSQQNGGSTHSHTVSQSVCVCGGQPHPLFHRCHLCRDWFHGGCVPFPSVLGPTDVPLVNPLCWWDWDTRFLCPRCQRTRRPRLEIILALLVALQKLPVRLPEGEALQCLTERAINWQGRAKQALDSPELQGALQRLQELKETQSREKDEQADEKKGNSEEVIVLSDSEEPEESVIDLTEESDMAKSNREKAANGVQSGCENGIKKPDVENVTGVESLVPLIPYLKGPVIELSTSTRAHLEELQLEGDLLEVTLDQTHTIYRLLQAASKPPRQTLHTLIQIELQEQNRSGRGSRTKESKRKRKSQRSEGGAKSREASESKKTRAVNHTPVQQQEEVL, from the exons ATGGAGGCTGGGGATGAGTTTATTCCGCCTCCAGAGTGTCCCGTGTTCGAGCCTTCGTGGGAGGAGTTTGCCGATCCACTCGGGTACATTGCCAAGATCCGTCCAATCGCAGAGAAGTCTGGAATATGCAAGATTCGTCCTCCACCA GACTGGCAGCCACCTTTTGCTGTGGAGGTGGACAATTTCCGTTTTACACCCCGTATCCAGAGACTAAATGAACTAGAG GCTGAGACGAGAGTGAAGCTGAATTATCTGGACCGAATAGCCAAATTCTGGGAGATCCAGGGGTCTTCACTCAAAATCCCCAACATAGAGCGACGCATTCTCGATCTGTTCAGCTTGTCCAAG ATTGTCACAGAAGAAGGGGGCTTCGAGACGGTCAGTAAGGAGAGGCGATGGGCTCGAGTAGCCCAGAAGCTCGGCTACCCACCGGGCAAAAATATTGGCTCCCTGCTGCGGTCGCACTACGAGAGGATCGTCTATCCTTTTGAGATGTTCCACTCTGGTGCTAGCTTACCG CCATGTAAGCCCAGGCCATATGAAAGTGACGACGTGGATAAGGAGTACAAGCCCCACTCCATCCCCCTTCGCCAGTCGGTGCAGCCTTCAAAGACCAGCAGTTACGGACGACGAGCCAACCGCCTGCAACCTGAG GGTCCAGAGGATCCGACTCTCCACCCTCTTACCACTGGCTCTCAACACAGCTCCTCG CCGGAGCCCACCGAGGAGGACATAGAGAAGAACCCAGAGCTGAAGAAGCTGCAGATCTATGGCGCCGGACCCAAAATGATGGGACTCGGCCTGGTGGCTCGAGACAAGGCTAGGAAGAAAG atgAACTCCCCCAGACTGTAATAGTTAAGGACAGCAGTATTAAAGAAGAACCTGGAGAGATGTTAATCACAAAGTCAGAACCGGACATCCCCCCGCCGCCCCCAAACCTCATCGTTAAAGATGAAGTGAAGAAAAAGGAAGAGGATGAGGGCCGTGCAGTAGACGTGAAGGATCCTATTAAAGATGAACCCTGCACCAAGATGACCATGAGGCTGAGACGCAACCACAGCAGCTCACAGTTT GTGGACTCGTTTGTGTGCCGCATGTGTGGCCGTGGGGACGAGGACGAGAAGCTGCTGCTATGTGATGGTTGCGATGATAATTACCACACTTTCTGTCTCCTGCCTCCCCTCACAGACCCTCCCAAGGGCAACTGGCGCTGTCCCAAATGTGTAGCAGAG GAGTGCAAGAAACCTGCAGAAGCATTTGGTTTTGAACAGGCTACACGAGAATACACGTTACAGAGTTTCGGTGAGATGGCCGACACGTTCAAGGCCGATTACTTCAACATGCCTGTCCAT ATGGTCCCAACAGAGCTGGTTGAGAAGGAGTTTTGGCGATTGGTCAGTAGTATTGAAGAGGATGTGACCGTCGAATACGGTGCAGACATTCACTCCAAAGAGtttgggagcggtttccctgtCAACAATGGCAAGAGACATTTAACCGAAGAAGAGGAG GCATATGCACGCAGTGGCTGGAACCTGAATGTGATGCCAGTGTTGGAGCAGTCAGTGTTGTGCCATATCAATGCCGACATCTCAGGCATGAAGGTACCGTGGCTGTATGTGGGCATGGTTTTTTCTGCCTTCTGCTGGCACATCGAGGACCACTGGAGTTACTCCATCAACTACTTACACTG GGGGGAGCCCAAAACATGGTATGGTGTTCCTTCAGTAGCAGCAGAAAAGCTGGAggaagtgatgaagaagctcaCTCCTGAACTCTTTGAGTTCCAGCCAGATCTGCTTCATCAACTCGTCACAATCATGAACCCTAATATACTCATGGGCCATGGAGTGCCG GTTGTGCGTACGAATCAGTGTGCTGGAGAGTTTGTAATCACTTTCCCTCGAGCCTATCACAGTGGCTTCAATCAGGGATATAATTTTGCTGAAGCCGTCAACTTCTGCACTGCAGATTGG CTGCCCTTAGGGCGGTCATGCATTGAGCATTACAGAGTCCTCAGACGCTACTGCGTGTTCTCGCATGAGGAGCTCACCTGCAAAATGGCCGCCTGCCCAGAGAAGCTGGACCTGAACATGGCTGCAGCCACGCACAGAGAAATGTTCATTATTGTCCAAGAGGAGAGGAAACTCCGCAAGGCCCTGCTGGAGAAg GGTATAACGGAGGCAGAGCGGGAGGCATTTGAGTTGTTGCCTGACGATGAGAGGCAGTGTGATAAGTGTAAGACTACCTGCTTCCTGTCTGCCCTGGCTTGCACCAACTGCTCTGAGAGCCTTGTCTGCCTCTACCACACACAAGACCTCTGCTCCTGCCCCACAGACAAACTCTACCTCAG GTATCGCTACACTCTGGATGAGCTATTGGCCATGTTGTATCGGTTGAAGGTTCGGGCCGAGTCCTTTGACTCTTGGGCTAACAGAGTGAAAGAAGCACTTGAGCAGGAGGAGGGCAACAAAATAG ACATTAAAAATCTGGTGGCACTGAAGGAGGAGGCGGCAGAACGTAAATTTCCAGACAACGAGCTGCTCCAACGGCTCACGGTTGTATTGGATGATATGCAGAGGTGCCAGAGCAGGAGCACAGCGCTTATTAATGGTAACCAAGGCAGTAAGATGAGTCTCGAGGAGCTCCGGACTCTGGTGGACACCATGCAAAACCTTCCTTGTGTAATGGAGCAGCTGGGGGAGGTGCAG GTTGTGctacagaaggtggaggagtttGAGTCACGTGCCCAGGCCATAGTGAGCAGCAGTGCTGGTGAGTGGAAACAGTCCTCCGCTCCCTCAGAAGAGGATGTGCAGGCTCTGTTAGAGGAGGGGTCTGCACTGCCGGCTGTAGCCCCAGCCTGCGGGCTCCTGTCTGGCCTGCAGGAACAGAGACGCTGGCTAGAGCAGGTGCGCAGGACAATTGGGCCTGGGGGTGGAGTGGTGACTCTGGCCGTTCTGAGAAATTTGATGGAGGCCGGCTGCAACGTGTTGCAGAGTGTCAGCGTCGAGACCGCCATGGCAGAGCTGCAGGAGCTGCTGACCATCGCAGAGCGTTGGGAAGAGAAGGCCCAGATCTGCCTCGAAGACCG ACAGAAGCATCCTCTCTCCACATTGGAGGCCATAGTGAATGAAGCCCAGCTGATCCCCGTGCAGTTGCCCAACATCTTGGCCCTCCAGGCCTGCCTGAGTCGAGCCCGTGCCTGGGTCACAGACCTAGAGGAGATCCAG CAGAATGGAGAGCACTACCCATGTCTGGATGACCTGGAGGGTCTGGTGGCAATTGGCCGTGACCTTCCTGTGAGGATGGAGGAGCTGCGGCAGCTCGAGCTGCAGGTGGCCAGTGCTCACTCCTGGAGGGAAAAGGCCAGCAAGACCTTCCTGAAGAAGAACAGTCAGCACAGCCTGCTGGAG GTGTTATGTCCATGTgtggagaagaggaagaagagggaGGAAGACTCTCTGAGCTCAGAAGCAGACTCTGATGTTGACGTGTTGGGGCTCACTGCTCAGGACCTCCGAGACCCAGGAGCCATT GTAATGGCATTCAAGGAGGGAGAACAGCATGAGAAAGAGGCTCTGCTGCGTATGCGACAGCTGAACCTGGCCAAGCCCGGCCTGGAGAACATACCCAAGGAGGCACAGGCTATGCACATCAAACAAGAGCAGAGGCTGAGTGAGTCAATGGATACAGACACGCCTGTGTCCTCAGAAAACGGCTCACAACAGAATGGAGGCTCCACCCACTCCCACACAGTCAgccagtctgtgtgtgtgtgcggtggcCAACCCCACCCTCTGTTCCACCGCTGCCATCTGTGCAGAGACTGGTTCCATGGAGGCTGTGTGCCCTTCCCTTCTGTACTGGGCCCTACTGATGTGCCACTTGTAAACCCACTTTGTTGGTGGGACTGGGACACGCGCTTCCTGTGCCCACGGTGCCAGAGAACACGGCGTCCACGGCTAGAAATCATTCTAGCGTTGTTAGTGGCGTTACAGAAGCTGCCTGTGCGACTGCCAGAGGGTGAGGCCCTGCAGTGTCTCACAGAGAGAGCGATTAACTGGCAGGGCAGAGCCAAACAAGCCCTGGATTCTCCTGAGCTGCAAGGGGCACTGCAGAGGCTTCAGGAACTGAAAGAAACACAGAGCAGGGAGAAGGACGAGCAGGCGGATGAAAAGAAAGGGAATTCGGAGGAGGTGATTGTGCTGTCGGACTCTGAGGAGCCGGAGGAGAGCGTGATCGATCTGACTGAGGAGAGTGACATGGCGAAAAGCAACAGAGAGAAAGCTGCTAACGGAGTACAG TCTGGCTGTGAAAATGGCATTAAGAAGCCAGATGTTGAAAATGTAACAG GGGTGGAGTCTCTGGTGCCATTGATTCCGTATCTTAAAGGGCCAGTCATCGAATTATCCACTTCAACCAGAGCTCATTTAGAGGAGCTACAGCTAGAAGGTGACCTGCTGGAGGTTACTCTTGATCAGACGCACACCATCTACCGACTTCTGCAAGCAGCATCTAAGCCACCACGCCAGACTCTGCACACGCTTATACAG ATCGAGTTGCAGGAGCAGAATCGCTCAGGTCGCGGCAGCAGGACAAAGGAGTccaagaggaagaggaaaagtCAGAGATCTGAAGGAGGTGCAAAGTCCAGAGAGGCCTCAGAGTCAAAGAAGACACGAGCTGTTAACCACACGCCTGTACAGCAACAAGAAGAG GTTTTGTGA